Proteins from a single region of Polycladomyces zharkentensis:
- a CDS encoding ABC transporter ATP-binding protein, with amino-acid sequence MALLEIRDLHVSFHTYAGEVQAVRGVNLTLEKGEALAIVGESGSGKSVTAQAIMRLIPSPPGKIKSGEILFDGKDLLKLTEKEMFRVRGSEIGMIFQDPMTSLNPTMTVGKQIMEGLIWHQRISPSEARRRAVEMLRLVGIPSPETRINNYPHEFSGGMRQRAMIAIALACNPKILIADEPTTALDVTIQAQIIELLKELQKKTDTAVILITHDLGVVAEMAQRVAVMYGGKVVETGTVEEIFYRPRHPYTWGLLASMPRLDLDRKQELKPIPGSPPDLFDPPKGCPFADRCPYTMHICNDEIPEVTEVSRTHRVNCWLEHPDAPSVTHEPIIRFSSK; translated from the coding sequence GTGGCATTGTTGGAGATTCGTGATTTGCATGTGTCGTTTCACACCTATGCGGGAGAAGTGCAGGCGGTCCGTGGTGTCAACCTGACGTTGGAAAAGGGAGAAGCATTGGCCATTGTCGGGGAATCGGGCAGCGGCAAAAGCGTCACGGCACAGGCGATCATGCGCTTGATCCCTTCGCCGCCCGGCAAGATCAAAAGCGGTGAAATCCTGTTTGACGGGAAAGATCTGTTGAAGTTGACGGAAAAAGAGATGTTCCGGGTGCGTGGCTCAGAGATCGGGATGATCTTTCAGGACCCGATGACGTCGCTCAACCCGACGATGACGGTGGGCAAGCAGATCATGGAGGGGTTGATTTGGCACCAGCGCATTTCCCCTTCAGAAGCGCGCCGACGCGCGGTGGAAATGTTGCGTTTGGTGGGCATTCCCAGCCCTGAGACGCGGATTAACAATTACCCGCACGAATTCAGCGGCGGGATGCGACAACGGGCCATGATCGCCATCGCATTGGCCTGCAATCCCAAGATTTTGATCGCGGACGAGCCGACCACGGCATTGGACGTCACGATTCAGGCGCAAATCATCGAACTGTTGAAGGAACTGCAAAAGAAAACGGACACCGCTGTCATTTTGATCACCCACGATTTGGGCGTGGTCGCGGAAATGGCGCAACGCGTGGCGGTGATGTACGGGGGCAAGGTGGTGGAGACGGGAACGGTGGAAGAGATCTTCTACCGGCCGCGTCATCCGTACACCTGGGGACTGTTGGCTTCCATGCCCCGGCTCGATTTGGACCGGAAGCAGGAGTTGAAACCGATCCCCGGGTCCCCGCCGGATTTGTTCGATCCGCCCAAGGGTTGCCCGTTTGCCGATCGTTGTCCGTACACGATGCACATTTGCAACGACGAGATACCCGAAGTGACCGAGGTTTCCCGGACGCATCGCGTCAATTGCTGGCTGGAACACCCGGATGCACCGTCCGTCACGCATGAGCCGATCATTCGCTTTTCGTCCAAGTAG
- the metX gene encoding homoserine O-acetyltransferase MetX: protein MAWEQTTPSSDRRGCFLLKKERKRVVASVDTVTKKTVAVGPVTLECGETLRDVCIAVETVGSLSANRDNVVLVCHALTGDAHAVGDEREPGWWDGLIGPGRYIDTNRYFVVTTNVLGGCNGSTGPSSINPDTGRPYGSAFPPVTIRDMVHVQYRTLQKMGIDRVHTVIGGSMGGMQVLEWGILYPEAVENLIPIATTAALSPMAIAYNDIGRQAIMSDPDWQGGDYYPGPGPKKGLAIARMVGMVTYRTDTLFHQRFQRRLQTDVPEWSRDATFQVESYLRYQGEKLVNRFDANSYLCLLKAMDTHDVGRGRGGMAAALSKIRSRVLIIGIEEDRLFQIEEQRTLFRELRAQGKDAQLWEFRSPYGHDAFLIEYEQMGPVIRQFLEG from the coding sequence ATGGCATGGGAGCAGACGACACCCTCTTCTGATCGAAGAGGGTGTTTCCTTTTGAAAAAGGAGAGAAAACGCGTGGTAGCCAGCGTCGATACGGTGACAAAGAAAACGGTGGCCGTGGGGCCGGTAACATTGGAATGCGGTGAAACACTTCGGGATGTGTGCATTGCGGTGGAGACAGTGGGCAGCCTGTCGGCGAACCGGGACAACGTGGTATTGGTTTGTCACGCATTGACGGGGGATGCGCATGCCGTCGGGGATGAACGGGAACCGGGCTGGTGGGACGGTTTGATCGGACCCGGTCGTTACATCGACACCAATCGGTATTTTGTCGTCACCACCAATGTACTCGGCGGCTGTAATGGCAGTACGGGTCCGTCATCCATCAATCCGGATACGGGGCGACCCTATGGTTCGGCTTTTCCTCCGGTCACCATTCGCGATATGGTCCACGTGCAGTATCGTACGCTTCAGAAAATGGGCATCGATCGGGTTCATACCGTCATCGGCGGTTCCATGGGGGGAATGCAGGTACTGGAATGGGGCATCTTATACCCTGAAGCGGTGGAGAATTTGATCCCCATCGCCACCACGGCCGCGTTGTCCCCCATGGCCATCGCCTACAACGACATCGGGCGCCAAGCCATCATGTCCGATCCGGACTGGCAGGGAGGCGATTACTATCCGGGGCCGGGGCCGAAAAAAGGGCTGGCCATCGCCCGAATGGTCGGGATGGTCACCTACCGGACGGACACATTGTTTCACCAGCGGTTCCAACGCCGTTTGCAGACCGATGTGCCGGAATGGTCCCGGGACGCGACGTTTCAGGTGGAAAGCTATCTGCGATACCAGGGAGAAAAACTGGTCAACCGGTTTGATGCCAACAGTTATTTGTGTCTGCTCAAAGCGATGGACACGCATGATGTGGGCAGGGGACGTGGCGGAATGGCGGCCGCGCTGTCGAAAATCCGCTCCCGCGTGCTGATCATCGGCATTGAGGAGGATCGGTTGTTTCAAATTGAGGAGCAACGGACATTGTTTCGGGAATTACGGGCGCAGGGAAAAGATGCGCAGCTGTGGGAATTCCGGTCCCCGTACGGCCATGATGCGTTTTTGATCGAATACGAACAGATGGGACCGGTCATCCGGCAATTTTTGGAGGGGTAG
- a CDS encoding DUF1002 domain-containing protein: protein MKKTWLRNIGLGILSIFLFTWFLPSVASADAVVGETVVTLGQDLTQQERQAILNEMNVSNDVKIIEVTNAEEHQYLGKYLSKATIGSRALSSAKITLTDAGSGIKVQTHNITTITNTMYANALITAGVKDADVYVTAPKPVSGTAGLTGILKAFEAATGTKISEEQKQVANEEIVRTAELAKQIGSEKATEFMLRLKEEVAKQQPQTPEEFRDIVINVAGDLNINLTNQQITQLTQFTQNLSNLNINWDNVTNQLKNFQDQFQQVLNSKEAEGFFAMLVEWFTQLIEWIKSLFR from the coding sequence ATGAAGAAAACTTGGCTGAGAAACATCGGCCTTGGCATCCTGAGCATATTCTTATTCACCTGGTTTCTCCCGTCCGTCGCGTCCGCCGACGCCGTGGTGGGAGAGACGGTGGTCACGCTGGGACAAGACCTCACCCAACAGGAGCGCCAGGCCATTCTCAATGAAATGAACGTGTCCAATGATGTGAAGATCATCGAAGTCACCAATGCGGAAGAGCATCAATACCTCGGAAAATACTTGAGCAAGGCGACCATCGGTTCGCGGGCGCTCTCATCCGCGAAAATCACGTTGACGGACGCCGGGTCGGGTATCAAAGTGCAAACGCACAACATCACAACCATTACCAACACGATGTATGCCAATGCCTTGATCACCGCCGGCGTCAAAGATGCGGACGTGTACGTCACCGCACCGAAACCGGTATCGGGCACGGCCGGGCTGACCGGTATCCTGAAGGCGTTTGAGGCGGCCACCGGTACCAAGATCAGCGAAGAGCAAAAACAGGTCGCCAACGAGGAAATCGTGCGCACTGCGGAACTGGCCAAACAGATCGGCAGTGAAAAAGCGACCGAATTCATGTTGAGATTGAAGGAAGAGGTAGCCAAACAGCAACCGCAGACACCGGAAGAATTCCGCGACATCGTCATCAATGTGGCGGGTGATCTCAATATCAATCTGACCAACCAACAGATCACCCAACTGACACAGTTTACGCAAAACTTGTCCAACCTGAACATCAACTGGGACAACGTAACCAACCAACTGAAAAACTTCCAGGATCAATTCCAGCAGGTCCTGAACTCCAAGGAAGCGGAAGGCTTCTTCGCAATGTTGGTTGAATGGTTCACGCAGTTGATCGAATGGATCAAATCTCTGTTCCGGTGA
- a CDS encoding penicillin-binding transpeptidase domain-containing protein: MRTSMLSVIIVCILSFGFLFGCETDPGPMPAMEDYLSLWEQGQYEKMYDLLSATSKKRISKQDFVKQHRQVASSIGQTKIQLEPAKPKGHVIPFRMVRSTKAFGDLTFQSAAQWVKEKEAGWRIQWTTAVLLPGLGENDLIKIERTNENLRGEIHDRNGEPLAINEVKYHVSVLPKQITDTKTQQKLAQLLGLSPARLAGKLKSKQSDRVEVGTLDLADRGKIPALKAIPGVDIRMESKRVYPQKEATAHLIGYIRPISSEQLKKLKNQGYEQGDWVGQRGLEQVWEERLRPRHGHRLLIVDANGQTKKVLAQRPGQDGESFRLTIDVNTQRRLYNGIRKDKGAAVAINPKTGEVLAMVSAPSYDPNMFINGFPSSEWKRVNGPTMPLMSRFKYTYTPGSTMKSIVAAIGLDTGKVKPNTTFDTSAGKWQKPGWGDFYITRVDNPGGPIDLRKGLAWSDNIYFARAGLMIGVRNMNLYLKKFGFEKEIPFPYPIEPSQIAANGKIDNEVQLANSSYGQAQIEVSPFHLAMMYTAFANKGNIMQPVLIMDGKQPVRPKVWKAGVIKPQVAQQVSDLLTSVVTDPHGTAHSMSVSGVRIAAKTGTAELKKSKDDKNGTEYGWLCTITGKPGKQPDLVTTMFVEDVKDRGGSHYLQPMMKTFIQQHYASGGS; encoded by the coding sequence ATGCGTACCAGCATGCTTTCTGTCATTATCGTTTGTATCTTATCTTTCGGTTTCCTTTTCGGTTGTGAAACGGACCCGGGACCCATGCCTGCGATGGAAGACTATCTATCATTGTGGGAACAAGGACAATATGAAAAAATGTACGACCTGCTGAGTGCCACATCCAAAAAGCGCATCAGCAAACAGGATTTCGTCAAGCAGCACCGTCAAGTTGCTTCCTCGATCGGTCAGACAAAGATCCAACTGGAACCCGCCAAACCGAAAGGACACGTCATCCCCTTCCGGATGGTCCGGTCCACCAAGGCGTTCGGTGATCTGACGTTTCAATCGGCTGCGCAATGGGTGAAAGAAAAAGAGGCCGGATGGCGAATTCAGTGGACAACCGCTGTCCTCCTCCCCGGACTCGGCGAAAACGACCTGATCAAAATCGAGCGCACCAATGAAAACCTACGAGGAGAAATCCACGACCGCAATGGTGAACCGCTCGCCATCAACGAAGTCAAATACCATGTTTCGGTTCTTCCGAAACAAATCACGGACACCAAAACCCAGCAAAAGTTGGCCCAACTGTTGGGATTGAGTCCAGCCCGGTTGGCCGGAAAACTGAAGTCGAAGCAATCGGACCGGGTGGAAGTGGGCACGTTGGACTTGGCAGACCGCGGAAAAATTCCGGCGTTGAAAGCAATCCCCGGTGTGGATATCCGTATGGAGAGCAAGCGTGTTTACCCGCAAAAAGAGGCGACCGCCCATTTGATCGGTTACATACGCCCCATCTCCTCCGAACAGTTGAAGAAACTCAAAAACCAGGGATATGAGCAAGGGGACTGGGTCGGTCAACGCGGTTTGGAGCAAGTGTGGGAAGAACGTTTGCGTCCCCGCCACGGACATCGTTTGCTGATCGTCGATGCGAACGGACAAACGAAAAAAGTGTTGGCACAACGACCGGGACAAGACGGCGAAAGTTTTCGTCTTACCATCGATGTGAACACACAACGCCGATTGTACAACGGTATTCGGAAGGACAAAGGCGCCGCCGTCGCCATCAACCCGAAAACGGGCGAAGTGCTGGCCATGGTGAGCGCACCTTCCTACGATCCCAATATGTTCATCAACGGGTTTCCTTCTTCCGAATGGAAGCGGGTCAACGGTCCGACCATGCCGCTGATGAGCCGGTTCAAATACACCTACACGCCCGGTTCCACGATGAAAAGCATCGTGGCGGCCATCGGGTTGGATACGGGGAAAGTAAAGCCCAACACCACCTTTGATACTTCCGCCGGCAAATGGCAAAAGCCCGGCTGGGGCGATTTTTATATCACGCGGGTTGACAATCCGGGCGGCCCCATCGATCTTCGCAAAGGATTGGCCTGGTCCGACAACATCTATTTCGCGCGGGCAGGCTTGATGATCGGCGTACGCAACATGAACCTGTACCTGAAAAAATTCGGCTTTGAAAAGGAGATCCCTTTCCCTTACCCGATCGAGCCTTCTCAGATCGCCGCCAACGGCAAAATCGACAATGAGGTGCAATTGGCCAACAGTTCCTACGGACAGGCGCAAATCGAAGTGAGTCCGTTCCATCTGGCCATGATGTACACGGCATTTGCCAACAAGGGGAACATCATGCAGCCCGTATTGATAATGGACGGTAAACAGCCCGTCCGGCCCAAAGTGTGGAAAGCGGGTGTCATCAAGCCGCAGGTGGCCCAGCAAGTGAGTGATCTCTTGACTTCCGTCGTCACCGATCCGCACGGAACCGCCCACAGTATGTCCGTTTCAGGGGTACGTATCGCCGCCAAAACAGGAACGGCCGAATTGAAAAAAAGCAAAGACGACAAAAACGGAACGGAATACGGATGGTTGTGCACCATCACCGGCAAACCCGGCAAACAACCCGATCTCGTCACCACCATGTTTGTGGAGGATGTAAAGGATCGCGGCGGCAGTCATTATCTCCAGCCGATGATGAAAACATTTATTCAGCAACATTATGCGTCCGGCGGCTCTTGA
- the sdhA gene encoding succinate dehydrogenase flavoprotein subunit yields MNEKIIIVGGGLAGLMAAIKTAEAGANVELFSLVPVKRSHSVCAQGGINGAVNTKGEGDSPWEHFDDTIYGGDFLANQPPVKAMCEAAPGIIYLMDRMGVPFNRTPEGLIDFRRFGGTKHHRTAYAGATTGQQLLYALDEQVRRWEVAGRVTKYEHWEFLKVILDDEGRCRGIVAQNLRNHEIKAFLADAVILATGGLGMIFGKSTNSMINTGSAASAVYQQGAYYANGEFIQVHPTAIPGDDKLRLMSESARGEGGRVWTYKDGKPWYFLEEMYPAYGNLVPRDIATRAIFKVCVDMKLGINGENMVYLDLSHKDPKELDIKLGGIIEIYEKFMGEDPRKVPMKIFPAVHYSMGGLWVDYNQMTNIPGLFAAGECEYQYHGANRLGANSLLSCIFGGMVAGPKAIEYVRGLEKSAEDLPSTLYESVVKDEEAKYEQLLKMDGTENAYKLHQELGQWMTDNVTVVRYNDRLLKTDEKIQELMERYQNINMSDTGKWSNQAVSFTRQLWNMLQLARVITLGAYHRNESRGAHYKPEFPERNDEEWLKTTKAKFTEDGPAFEYEPVDISLIKPRPRRYDVAKEEAAKQ; encoded by the coding sequence ATGAACGAAAAAATCATTATCGTGGGTGGCGGATTGGCCGGTCTGATGGCCGCCATCAAGACGGCGGAAGCGGGTGCCAATGTCGAGTTGTTTTCGCTCGTGCCCGTGAAACGTTCCCACTCGGTGTGCGCGCAGGGCGGCATCAACGGTGCGGTCAACACCAAAGGGGAAGGCGACTCGCCGTGGGAACACTTTGACGACACGATCTACGGCGGGGACTTTTTGGCCAACCAACCCCCGGTCAAAGCAATGTGTGAAGCGGCGCCGGGCATCATTTACCTGATGGACCGGATGGGAGTGCCGTTCAACCGGACGCCGGAGGGATTGATCGACTTCCGCCGTTTCGGAGGGACCAAGCATCACCGTACCGCTTACGCCGGCGCCACCACCGGGCAACAATTGCTCTATGCGTTGGACGAGCAAGTCCGCCGCTGGGAAGTGGCCGGTCGGGTCACCAAGTACGAGCACTGGGAATTCCTGAAGGTGATCTTGGACGATGAAGGCCGTTGCCGCGGGATCGTGGCGCAAAACCTGCGCAATCACGAGATCAAGGCTTTCCTGGCCGACGCCGTGATCCTGGCGACGGGCGGCTTGGGCATGATTTTCGGCAAATCGACCAACTCGATGATCAACACCGGATCGGCGGCGAGTGCCGTATATCAACAAGGTGCTTATTACGCCAACGGGGAGTTCATCCAAGTACACCCGACCGCCATCCCGGGCGATGATAAATTGCGCCTGATGTCCGAGTCCGCACGGGGAGAAGGCGGGCGTGTCTGGACCTATAAAGACGGCAAACCGTGGTACTTCCTCGAGGAAATGTACCCGGCTTACGGCAACTTGGTGCCGCGGGATATCGCCACGCGGGCCATCTTCAAAGTGTGCGTGGACATGAAGCTCGGGATCAACGGAGAAAACATGGTTTACCTCGATCTGTCCCACAAAGATCCCAAAGAGCTGGATATCAAATTGGGTGGTATCATCGAGATTTACGAGAAGTTCATGGGTGAAGACCCGCGCAAGGTGCCGATGAAAATCTTCCCGGCCGTGCACTACTCGATGGGCGGACTGTGGGTCGACTACAACCAAATGACCAACATCCCCGGTCTTTTTGCCGCAGGCGAGTGCGAATATCAGTATCACGGCGCCAACCGTCTCGGGGCCAACTCGCTCCTGTCGTGTATTTTCGGTGGCATGGTGGCCGGACCGAAAGCGATCGAATATGTGCGCGGATTGGAAAAATCAGCGGAAGACCTGCCGTCGACGCTGTATGAGTCCGTTGTCAAGGATGAAGAGGCCAAATACGAACAGCTGCTCAAGATGGACGGCACCGAAAATGCCTACAAACTGCATCAGGAGCTGGGTCAATGGATGACCGACAATGTGACGGTCGTTCGGTACAATGACCGCCTGTTGAAAACGGACGAGAAAATTCAAGAGCTGATGGAACGCTATCAAAACATCAATATGAGTGACACCGGCAAATGGAGCAACCAAGCCGTCTCCTTCACCCGCCAGTTGTGGAACATGCTGCAATTGGCCCGGGTGATTACGCTGGGAGCTTACCATCGAAATGAAAGCCGCGGTGCACACTACAAACCCGAGTTCCCGGAACGGAACGACGAAGAGTGGCTGAAAACGACCAAGGCCAAATTCACCGAGGACGGACCGGCGTTCGAATACGAACCGGTTGACATCTCGTTGATCAAACCGCGTCCGCGCCGGTATGACGTGGCGAAAGAGGAGGCGGCGAAACAATGA
- a CDS encoding succinate dehydrogenase cytochrome b558 subunit has translation MSNHSSFFNRRLHSLLGVIPVGFFLVEHLLTNYFATRGPAVFQEKVEWIWDLPFLLALETVFIYLPLLYHALYGLHIAFQAKNNVVNHGTFRNYMFMLQRVTGVITLVFVGWHVWETRVQVALRDLNPHELTVMMHQILSSDVNFALYLIGVLAAVFHFSNGLWSFLVSWGITVGPRAQYVSTWVCMALFVVVSYIGVSALFAFHNPEFLNQLAQR, from the coding sequence ATGAGCAATCACAGCAGTTTCTTCAACCGTCGGCTGCACTCGTTGCTGGGTGTCATTCCGGTGGGCTTTTTTTTGGTCGAGCACTTGTTGACGAACTATTTTGCGACCAGAGGCCCCGCTGTTTTCCAAGAAAAGGTGGAGTGGATCTGGGATCTGCCGTTCCTGCTCGCCTTGGAAACGGTGTTTATCTACCTGCCGCTTTTGTACCATGCGCTGTACGGTCTGCACATCGCGTTCCAAGCGAAAAACAACGTGGTGAATCACGGCACGTTCCGCAACTACATGTTTATGTTGCAACGTGTCACCGGCGTCATCACGCTCGTTTTCGTGGGATGGCACGTATGGGAAACGCGGGTTCAGGTGGCCTTGCGTGATTTGAACCCGCATGAGTTGACAGTGATGATGCACCAGATCCTCAGCAGTGACGTCAATTTTGCGTTGTATTTGATCGGAGTCTTGGCTGCTGTCTTCCACTTCAGCAACGGGCTCTGGTCGTTTTTGGTCAGCTGGGGCATTACGGTCGGGCCGCGTGCGCAATATGTATCCACTTGGGTGTGCATGGCCCTTTTCGTGGTTGTGTCGTACATCGGCGTCAGTGCCCTGTTCGCATTCCACAATCCGGAGTTTTTGAACCAGTTGGCGCAGCGTTAA
- the sdhB gene encoding succinate dehydrogenase iron-sulfur subunit, whose protein sequence is MSEQQTVHLIITRQDGPGSKPYKEEFRIPYRKNMNVISALMEIQRNPVNAKGEETTPVVWESNCLEEVCGACSMVINGRPRQACTALIDHLKQPIRIEPMRTFPVVRDLIVDRSRMFDALKRVKAWIPIDGTYDLGPGPRIPETVRQWRYELSKCMTCGVCLEACPNVNSKSKFMGPFVAGQVALFNSHPTGEMNKDERLEALMGEGGLQECGNSQNCVQSCPKGIPLTTAIAKMNREGTKMLFRKWLSL, encoded by the coding sequence ATGAGCGAACAACAAACCGTACACCTGATCATCACCCGGCAAGACGGACCTGGTTCCAAACCGTACAAAGAAGAGTTCCGCATCCCATACCGGAAAAACATGAACGTCATTTCGGCGTTGATGGAAATCCAACGCAACCCGGTCAACGCGAAAGGCGAGGAAACCACACCGGTCGTATGGGAATCCAACTGTTTGGAAGAGGTGTGCGGGGCCTGCTCCATGGTGATCAACGGGCGACCCCGGCAAGCCTGTACCGCTTTGATCGATCATCTGAAACAACCGATCCGGATTGAGCCGATGCGCACCTTCCCGGTCGTTCGAGACCTGATCGTCGACCGGAGCCGCATGTTTGACGCATTGAAACGGGTGAAAGCGTGGATCCCGATCGACGGTACTTACGACTTGGGGCCGGGACCGCGCATCCCGGAAACGGTACGCCAATGGCGATATGAGCTGTCCAAATGTATGACGTGTGGTGTCTGTTTGGAGGCGTGCCCCAACGTCAACAGCAAATCCAAGTTTATGGGACCGTTTGTGGCCGGTCAGGTGGCATTGTTCAACTCGCATCCGACGGGCGAGATGAACAAGGACGAACGTCTGGAAGCGCTGATGGGCGAAGGCGGATTGCAGGAATGCGGCAACTCGCAAAACTGCGTGCAATCCTGCCCCAAAGGCATTCCATTGACCACCGCCATCGCCAAAATGAACCGCGAAGGAACCAAAATGCTGTTTCGCAAATGGTTGTCGCTATAA